The DNA region CGGTTGCGCCCACGGCCACCCGAGCTTCGTCATGTCGAACAGCTTCTCCAACCAGACGCTGGCGCAGATCGACCTGTGGAAGAACAAGGACACCTACGAGAAGACGGTGTATCGCCTGCCCAAGAAGCTCGACGAGGAAGTCGCCCGCCTGCACCTCGCGCAGATCGGCGTGAAGCTGACCGTGCTGACTCAGGACCAGGCCGACTACATCGGTGTACCGGTCGAAGGTCCGTACAAGCCGGATCACTACCGCTACTGATCGGCTGCGTTATCGCAAACGACGAAGGCGCCCCGCGAGGGGCGCCTTTTTTATTTTTTCACCGACAGGGGCGGCTGCTCGACCGCCGCCGGCGCGTCCCCCGGCGAACAGATGCGACCACTCGCCAGGCCCTCCACGAGCGCCTTCGCACCGTAGCGCACTCGCACCCGGGCGATCGACACACAACGACTGTCGTCGTAAACCTCGCCACTGACCCAACGCAACGGCGTCGAGGCTTCCGCGCCGGGCGCCAGCCGTACCGGCAGCACCACCGGACCGGGATGCATCCCAGCCGGCGCCTTACGCTCCGTGGCGAGGGTCTTCCCGTCGGCGTCCAGGAAGATCACCGTCGGCAGTCCCGGCAGCAGGCAGTCGGAGGAGCCCGTATTGCGCACGATCAGACGGGTGCCGCCGTGCGACATGCCGTTGAAGTTGCCGTTCTCGCCGTCCGTTCTCAGCGCCAGCGATTCCGCGCGGCAGGGTGACGCAGGGACGGTTGCGGGAGCGGCGGCGAGGGCGGTCATCGCGAGCAATGCGAGCATGGGTTGCCTCCTTGGGGGAGGCTCCCTTGTAGGAGGAAACGCTTGAACGCGGCTGCAACGGCGATTTAGCCATCTTTCCATCTGGATGGAAAGATATATACTCGGAGCACCTTTCAGGGATCCGCGTCCATGCCGGCCATCAGCTTCGAGTTCTTCCCGCCCAAGACCGACGAACAGCGCGATCAGCTCGACGCCGCGGTCAGCCGTCTCAAGGGACGCGGGCCGGACTACGTGTCCGTGACGTTCGGCGCGGGCGGCTCGACACTCAGCTACACCGACGACACGGTGAAGCGGCTGCGTGCGGATCACGGGCTCTCGGTGGCCCCTCACCTCTCCTGCATGGGCGGGACGAAGGCGGAAATCGGCGCGCTGCTGGACACGTACAAGGCATCAGGCTGCCGACGCATCGTTGCGCTGCGCGGCGACCTGCCCTCAGGCATGGCGACGCCCGGCGACTTTCGCTACGCGGCGGAACTGGTCGGCTTCATCCGCGAACACAGCGGCGATCATTTCCACATCGAAGTCGCCGCCTACCCCGAAACCCATCCCCAGGCCGAGAATGCCCTGGCCGATCTTCGCCATTTCAAGACCAAGGTGGACGCAGGCGCGGACGGCGCCATCACGCAGTACTTCTTCAATGCCGACGCGTACTTTCGTTTCGTCGACGACGTGACCCGCCTCGGCGTCAAGGTGCCGGTCGTTCCGGGCATCATGCCGATCGCGAACTTCAGCCAGCTGCGTCGGTTCTCGGAGCAGTGCGGCGCGGAGATTCCCCGCTGGATCGTCAAGCGCATGCAGGCGCATGGCGACGATGCCGCCGCGGTGCGCGAGCTCGGCGCCGATGTGGTCGCGGAGCTTTGCCGTCGACTGCTCGAGGGCGGCGCGCCGGGTCTGCACTTCTACACGATCAACCGCGCGCGCGCGACGACGTCGGTACTCGATCGCCTGTAGAGCCCGGCGAGCGGCGGGTCTTCTATACTCGAAGCCTTCGAGCTCATCAGGAATCCCGCATGCGCGCATGCGTCATGTTCGCCACCGAAACCTATGCCTTGCCGATCCTGAGGCCACTGGCTGCGGCGGCGGTGGCGCGCGGCGTCCAGGTTCGCTGGCTGGTGACCGACGCGGTGGCGCAGCGACTGACCGTCGACGAGCAGCGCCTGCGCAACATGGCCGACATACGCGCCTTTTCGCCGGACGCGACATTCTGCGCGGCGAACTGGGCGCCCCCCGGTGTCCCCGGTCTCAAGGTCCAGGTATTCCACGGTTTCAACGCCAACAAGCGTGAGCCCGACCGCGGGCATTTCGCCATTCGTGGGTTTTTCGACCTGTACACGACGCAAGGCCCGGCGACCACGCTTCCGTTCGAAGCGCTCGCCAGAGAACACGGCCATTTCGCAGTGGTCGAAACCGGCTGGCCCAAACTCGATCCCTTGTTCGCCGGGAACGTCGCCCATCCGATCGAGCGCGACGCACGGCCACTCATCATGTTCGCTTCGACGTTCAGCCACCGACTGAGCTGCGCACCGGCGATGCTCGACACGCTGCGCACACTCATCGCGCGTAACGACCGCCAGTGGTTGCTGACGCTTCACCCTAAATCGGATCCCGGGCTGATCCGCGCCTACCAGGCGCTCGAGGCCTCCAATGCGCGCTTCATGGACTCGGAACGCCTGGTCGATATGGAGCGCGCCGCCGACATGCTCGTGTGCGACACGTCGTCGGTGATCCACGAATTCGCGGTACAGAACAAACCCGTCGTCACCATCGCCAACCGTCGGCCCGAGCCTTTCATGCTTGACGTTGCCACGCCCGGCGACGTGGACGCGGCCATCGATCTCGCGCTTTCGAAGCCGCCGTCACTGATGGCGGCGATCCAGGCCCATGGTGACGACATCCATCCCTACCGCGATGGCCGCTCCAGCGAACGCGTGCTCGACGCGACGGATGCGATGATCGCCGCCGGCAAGGCGAAACTGCACCGCAAGCCGCTCAATCTGGTCAGACGCTACAAGGCGTGGCGCGACCGCGCGTCGCTGTTCCCGGCCTGATCCTCAGGGCTTGAAACCTTTCTGCAGCAGATACTGCTTGAGATATTTGCGGCGCACGTACTCGACACGAAGCAGCGCATAGACAAGACCGCGCCACCCGTCGAGAAAGCCGCCGCGGAAGACGTAGCCCTTGAGGAAACGGAACATCGGACTCAACACGATCTGCGCGAGCCCGGTGCGCTTGTTTTTCGCGAAGGCTTCTTCCGCCATCAGGTGCGCGTAGCGTTCCTGCTTGGCAAGCATCGCCGACAGCGAGCGGTATGGATCGTGATCCAGCCAACCGTCGATGGCGCGCGTCTCGCCCCTGACGACGACGGATTCGTGAATCTCCCGCGCGCCGTGCCAGCCGGCCTTGCGGCGGTCGAAAAGACGCACGACACGATCCGAGCCCGCATTGCCGTACTTCATCACCTTGCCGAGGAAGCGGTTGCGGCGAACGATGCGAAAGGCGGCCGTATCGCCGAAGCCCTCGGCAAAACGTTTTTCCAGGGCCGCACGCAGGCCAGGGTCGACGCACTCGTCGGCATCCAGGCACAGGACCCATTCGTGCCGGGCGGCAGCGACGGCAAAGTCCTTCTGCGTGCGAAACCCGTCGAAGGGGCGATGAATCACCCGGGCACCCGCGGACTCCGCGAGGGCCACCGTGTCGTCGGTCGAGCCGCCATCCACCACGACCAGATCGTCGCAGAACGACGCCGAGGTCAGGCAGGCGACGATGCGATCGGCTTCATTCTGCGCGATGACGCAGACGGAAATCGGCAGACGCGTGGCGTCGGGGGAGCGCTGGGCCATGGACTCGGTGGGGGGCTTGAGAAGCGCCTACTCTACCAAACCGGGGCCGCGGCTCCCGATAGCGTGCTCGCCGTCACCCTCCGTGGAGTCGCCGTCACCGATGATGGCGCACCCCGACCATGCGTGCCTGCCGTGATCCGCGCCCTCCTTCTGCTGGCCCTGCTTCTGCTCGCCCTCCCCGCTTCGGCGCAGACGGAGATTCACCGTTGCGTCGGCGCCGACGGGCGTCCCGCGTTCAGTGACCAGCCCTGCGCGAGCATCGGCGCGACATCCGTGCTGCCGCCTGCCAGTGCCCCTGCCTTCGCCTCGACCACGGGCGATTCGGCGGCCGGTCCGTCCGGCCCGTCGGCCGGGCTGCTCTGCGCGAAAAACCTGGCCGACCTGCGCCAGGGGATAAGCCAGGCGTTTGCGACCCGCAATGCCAACCGCATCGGCGGCCTGATTCTCTGGAATGGTTCGAGCCAGGGCGCCGTCGATGGCATCCGCGGAATCGAGTCGCTGATCCGGCAACCGCTGGTCGCACTCGAGGGCAACGAAGCCAGCGGCATCGACGCCGTGACCTCATCGCCCGGGGCCGACGCATCCACCCGCCGGGCACATTTCGACGTGGTGCGCGACGCGGGTTGCCTGTGGCTGCGGCCACCCGCCTGAGCCCTCCGGACGCGTACTGACGCAACGCGCCATGTGACCAGGGCCGCCACCCGCTATCATGAGCGGTCCCCTCCGGAGCGCTCACATGTCGCAGAACTACCCCGAATGGATCTGGCAGAACGGGCAGATCAAGCCCTGGCGCGATGCCACTGTCCATGTCATGGCCCACGCGCTGCACTACGGATCCTCGGTGTTCGAGGGTATCCGCAGCTATGAGACGCCGGATGGCGCGGCCATCTTCCGCCTTACGGATCATCTCAAGCGCCTGTATCTCTCGGCGAAAATCTACGATATCGAGATTCCGTACCCGATCGACGAACTGGCCGCCGCCTGCCGCGACGTCGTCAAGAAGAACGATCTTCGCGCCGCCTACCTCCGTCCGGTGGCCTTCCGCGGCCTGGGTGGTTTCGGGCTGTCTGCCGACTGCCCGACCGACGTCGCCGTGGCGACCTGGCCGATGGGCCCCTACCTCGGACCCGAGGCGCTCGAAAACGGCATCGACGCCTGCGTTTCCAGCTGGCAGCGTTTTGCACCCAACACGATTCCGGCAGGTGCCAAAGCCGGCGGCAACTATCTGTCGGGTCAGCTGATCGCGCGTGAAGCGCGTCGCCTCGGCTTCGGCGAAGGCATCGCGCTCGCCTCGTCGGGCCTGCTCAGCGAAGGCGCCGGTGAGAACCTGTTCCTGGTGTTCGACGGTGCGCTGCATACGACGCCCGCCAGTGCCTCCATCCTCACCGGTATCACCCGCCACACGCTGATGACCCTCGCACGCGAGGAAGGCATCGACGTGATCGAACGGGACCTGCCGCGCGAGTACCTGTACCTCGCCGACGAGATCCTCATGTGCGGTACCGCCGCCGAAGTCACGCCGATCCGCTCGGTCGACGGCAAGAAGATCGGCACCGGCAAGGCCGGCCCGGTCACGCGTCGTCTGCAGGAGCTCTTCTTCGGCCTCTTCAGCGGCAAGACGGCCGATCGCTGGGGCTGGCTCGAGAAGCTTTGATGCGTCGCGCGCAAGGCGCGCTCCTACCCTTGTAGGAGCGCGCCTTGCGCGCGATTTTCTTCAGTTGCAGAAGCCGTTCGGGAACGCGGACGAGCGATAGGCGTACAGCCAGCTCGTCTTGCCGCCGTCGTTGGCGATGTTCCAGTTGTTGCCGATCGAACCCAG from Luteibacter mycovicinus includes:
- a CDS encoding DUF4232 domain-containing protein — protein: MLALLAMTALAAAPATVPASPCRAESLALRTDGENGNFNGMSHGGTRLIVRNTGSSDCLLPGLPTVIFLDADGKTLATERKAPAGMHPGPVVLPVRLAPGAEASTPLRWVSGEVYDDSRCVSIARVRVRYGAKALVEGLASGRICSPGDAPAAVEQPPLSVKK
- the metF gene encoding methylenetetrahydrofolate reductase [NAD(P)H], with the translated sequence MPAISFEFFPPKTDEQRDQLDAAVSRLKGRGPDYVSVTFGAGGSTLSYTDDTVKRLRADHGLSVAPHLSCMGGTKAEIGALLDTYKASGCRRIVALRGDLPSGMATPGDFRYAAELVGFIREHSGDHFHIEVAAYPETHPQAENALADLRHFKTKVDAGADGAITQYFFNADAYFRFVDDVTRLGVKVPVVPGIMPIANFSQLRRFSEQCGAEIPRWIVKRMQAHGDDAAAVRELGADVVAELCRRLLEGGAPGLHFYTINRARATTSVLDRL
- a CDS encoding CDP-glycerol glycerophosphotransferase family protein yields the protein MRACVMFATETYALPILRPLAAAAVARGVQVRWLVTDAVAQRLTVDEQRLRNMADIRAFSPDATFCAANWAPPGVPGLKVQVFHGFNANKREPDRGHFAIRGFFDLYTTQGPATTLPFEALAREHGHFAVVETGWPKLDPLFAGNVAHPIERDARPLIMFASTFSHRLSCAPAMLDTLRTLIARNDRQWLLTLHPKSDPGLIRAYQALEASNARFMDSERLVDMERAADMLVCDTSSVIHEFAVQNKPVVTIANRRPEPFMLDVATPGDVDAAIDLALSKPPSLMAAIQAHGDDIHPYRDGRSSERVLDATDAMIAAGKAKLHRKPLNLVRRYKAWRDRASLFPA
- a CDS encoding glycosyltransferase family 2 protein, which translates into the protein MAQRSPDATRLPISVCVIAQNEADRIVACLTSASFCDDLVVVDGGSTDDTVALAESAGARVIHRPFDGFRTQKDFAVAAARHEWVLCLDADECVDPGLRAALEKRFAEGFGDTAAFRIVRRNRFLGKVMKYGNAGSDRVVRLFDRRKAGWHGAREIHESVVVRGETRAIDGWLDHDPYRSLSAMLAKQERYAHLMAEEAFAKNKRTGLAQIVLSPMFRFLKGYVFRGGFLDGWRGLVYALLRVEYVRRKYLKQYLLQKGFKP
- a CDS encoding DUF4124 domain-containing protein — its product is MPAVIRALLLLALLLLALPASAQTEIHRCVGADGRPAFSDQPCASIGATSVLPPASAPAFASTTGDSAAGPSGPSAGLLCAKNLADLRQGISQAFATRNANRIGGLILWNGSSQGAVDGIRGIESLIRQPLVALEGNEASGIDAVTSSPGADASTRRAHFDVVRDAGCLWLRPPA
- a CDS encoding branched-chain amino acid transaminase, coding for MSQNYPEWIWQNGQIKPWRDATVHVMAHALHYGSSVFEGIRSYETPDGAAIFRLTDHLKRLYLSAKIYDIEIPYPIDELAAACRDVVKKNDLRAAYLRPVAFRGLGGFGLSADCPTDVAVATWPMGPYLGPEALENGIDACVSSWQRFAPNTIPAGAKAGGNYLSGQLIAREARRLGFGEGIALASSGLLSEGAGENLFLVFDGALHTTPASASILTGITRHTLMTLAREEGIDVIERDLPREYLYLADEILMCGTAAEVTPIRSVDGKKIGTGKAGPVTRRLQELFFGLFSGKTADRWGWLEKL